In Musa acuminata AAA Group cultivar baxijiao chromosome BXJ2-8, Cavendish_Baxijiao_AAA, whole genome shotgun sequence, one genomic interval encodes:
- the LOC103994106 gene encoding histone deacetylase HDT1 isoform X1, protein MEFWGVEIKPEETVKVDPGEDKYLHLSQASLGETKKDKGHENILIYVKFNNQKLVLGTLSADKCAQIQYDLVFEKEFEISHNSKNASVYLCGYRTVALGGDEFPDFDESDSDADEDIQLEHIVNGKTNVKDEQPKSTAGKPNVSSAKVKPKVAELKKADKQKVNKEDDEDDEESEEDESDDDEDTAKAEAEDDSEDEDESSDEDEATVKKAEPSNKRPAGSALKTPVSEKKAKLRVSQGSGGSKKKGGAGKKDGQPATPNPAKRSGKTPATNDKSKQQTPKSAGSINCKSCGKKFNSDNGLQAHTKAKHGGAK, encoded by the exons ATGGAGTTCTGGG gtGTGGAGATTAAGCCTGAAGAGACTGTCAAGGTTGATCCTGGAGAGGATAAATATCTACATCTTTCTCAG GCTTCGTTAGGTGAGACTAAGAAGGACAAGGGACATGAGAACATATTGATCTATGTGAAGTTTAACAACCAAAAGTTAGTACTTGGAACACTCTCTGCAGACAAATGTGCTCAAATTCAATATGATTTGGTATTTGAGAAAGAATTTGAGATATCTCACAACTCAAAGAATGCAAGTGTCTACTTATGCGGCTACAGAACTGTTGCATTGGGGGGAGATGA ATTTCCTGATTTTGATG AGAGTGACTCAGATGCTGATGAAGATATTCAACTTGAGCATATTGTAAATG GCAAGACTAATGTAAAGGATGAGCAACCCAAGTCCACAGCAGGAAAGCCAAATGTCTCTTCTGCCAAGGTAAAGCCTAAAGTAGCCGAACTGAAGAAGGCTGATAAGCAAAAGGTAAATAAGGaggatgatgaagatgatgaagaGTCCGAGGAAGATGAATCCGATGATGATGAG GATACGGCCAAAGCTGAAGCTGAAGACGATAGTGAAGATGAGGATGAAAGCTCTGATGAGGATGAAGCTACCGTTAAAAAG GCTGAGCCTTCTAATAAAAGACCAGCTGGTTCTGCTTTAAAAACTCCTGTTTCAGAAAAGAAAGCAAAGTTAAGAGTGTCTCAAGGATCAGGAGGGagtaaaaaaaaag GTGGTGCCGGTAAGAAAGATGGCCAACCCGCTACCCCTAACCCTGCAAAACGAAGCGGAAAAACACCTGCTACCAATGACAAGTCCAAACAGCAGACTCCTAAATCCGCCGGCTCAATCAATTGCAAGTCATGTGGCAA GAAATTCAACTCTGACAATGGTCTCCAAGCTCATACAAAA
- the LOC103994106 gene encoding histone deacetylase HDT1 isoform X2 — protein MEFWGVEIKPEETVKVDPGEDKYLHLSQASLGETKKDKGHENILIYVKFNNQKLVLGTLSADKCAQIQYDLVFEKEFEISHNSKNASVYLCGYRTVALGGDEFPDFDDADEDIQLEHIVNGKTNVKDEQPKSTAGKPNVSSAKVKPKVAELKKADKQKVNKEDDEDDEESEEDESDDDEDTAKAEAEDDSEDEDESSDEDEATVKKAEPSNKRPAGSALKTPVSEKKAKLRVSQGSGGSKKKGGAGKKDGQPATPNPAKRSGKTPATNDKSKQQTPKSAGSINCKSCGKKFNSDNGLQAHTKAKHGGAK, from the exons ATGGAGTTCTGGG gtGTGGAGATTAAGCCTGAAGAGACTGTCAAGGTTGATCCTGGAGAGGATAAATATCTACATCTTTCTCAG GCTTCGTTAGGTGAGACTAAGAAGGACAAGGGACATGAGAACATATTGATCTATGTGAAGTTTAACAACCAAAAGTTAGTACTTGGAACACTCTCTGCAGACAAATGTGCTCAAATTCAATATGATTTGGTATTTGAGAAAGAATTTGAGATATCTCACAACTCAAAGAATGCAAGTGTCTACTTATGCGGCTACAGAACTGTTGCATTGGGGGGAGATGA ATTTCCTGATTTTGATG ATGCTGATGAAGATATTCAACTTGAGCATATTGTAAATG GCAAGACTAATGTAAAGGATGAGCAACCCAAGTCCACAGCAGGAAAGCCAAATGTCTCTTCTGCCAAGGTAAAGCCTAAAGTAGCCGAACTGAAGAAGGCTGATAAGCAAAAGGTAAATAAGGaggatgatgaagatgatgaagaGTCCGAGGAAGATGAATCCGATGATGATGAG GATACGGCCAAAGCTGAAGCTGAAGACGATAGTGAAGATGAGGATGAAAGCTCTGATGAGGATGAAGCTACCGTTAAAAAG GCTGAGCCTTCTAATAAAAGACCAGCTGGTTCTGCTTTAAAAACTCCTGTTTCAGAAAAGAAAGCAAAGTTAAGAGTGTCTCAAGGATCAGGAGGGagtaaaaaaaaag GTGGTGCCGGTAAGAAAGATGGCCAACCCGCTACCCCTAACCCTGCAAAACGAAGCGGAAAAACACCTGCTACCAATGACAAGTCCAAACAGCAGACTCCTAAATCCGCCGGCTCAATCAATTGCAAGTCATGTGGCAA GAAATTCAACTCTGACAATGGTCTCCAAGCTCATACAAAA